A stretch of Faecalibacterium duncaniae DNA encodes these proteins:
- a CDS encoding DUF5626 family protein, protein MSTRKFIKKLTASLLFIAVVMSFGVQSAFAESNSPKATVKNNVVTFSNLDQLKANEKLAIAVVDSNGDPATITIESVDNSISRVAKSSNSWKVSYKGVVIHAYFYMTVTNNKVTNAWDYSITTLGSTYSDASLTYNSSSAKLTFTSNAYNGIASHTCWLKGTPRGTNNEVDVTYSM, encoded by the coding sequence ATGAGTACAAGAAAATTCATCAAAAAACTTACGGCGAGTCTGCTTTTTATTGCGGTTGTAATGTCGTTTGGCGTTCAGTCTGCCTTCGCTGAATCGAATTCACCGAAAGCTACCGTTAAGAACAATGTTGTTACTTTTAGCAATCTCGATCAACTGAAGGCAAACGAGAAGCTCGCAATTGCGGTAGTTGACAGTAATGGTGATCCAGCAACTATTACTATCGAGTCAGTGGACAATTCAATTTCTCGTGTAGCGAAATCGTCGAATTCTTGGAAGGTTTCGTATAAGGGAGTGGTGATTCATGCATATTTTTATATGACAGTGACGAATAACAAAGTCACAAATGCATGGGACTATTCGATTACAACTTTGGGTTCCACATATAGTGATGCAAGTTTGACGTATAACTCCAGTTCGGCAAAACTCACCTTTACCAGTAACGCTTATAATGGTATTGCTTCTCATACTTGCTGGCTGAAGGGAACTCCTCGCGGAACAAACAATGAAGTCGATGTAACGTATTCTATGTAA
- a CDS encoding accessory gene regulator B family protein, whose amino-acid sequence MWERTLSQKSVRLFCEQKVIDEAKADAYVYGYELLISSVVSVLLVVLIAVVCGDVRYALSFLIGFIPQRIYIGGYHATSHTRCYLAFSGLALICILLSKAIAANHLFRILTTVALLGISIFLSPIEAKNKPLSEKKRSSYKMVASVLSSIDFLLAIFNVLPYTRHVVCYYLSKWVLIVFSTIPLVQQKFNANFCR is encoded by the coding sequence ATGTGGGAACGCACGCTGTCTCAAAAATCAGTCCGTCTTTTCTGCGAGCAAAAAGTGATAGATGAAGCAAAGGCGGATGCGTATGTCTATGGGTACGAGTTGCTCATATCATCTGTTGTGAGCGTTCTGCTTGTTGTTTTAATCGCTGTTGTGTGTGGTGATGTGCGGTACGCACTTTCATTTTTGATTGGGTTTATCCCACAGCGAATCTACATTGGCGGATACCATGCAACATCGCACACCAGATGCTATTTGGCATTCTCCGGACTGGCACTTATCTGCATTTTGCTAAGTAAGGCAATCGCAGCAAATCACCTTTTCCGTATCCTGACAACAGTAGCTCTTTTGGGCATCTCTATCTTTCTCTCACCTATCGAAGCAAAGAATAAGCCTTTAAGTGAAAAGAAGCGGTCAAGTTACAAGATGGTCGCATCTGTTCTTTCGTCAATAGATTTCCTGCTTGCCATTTTTAATGTGCTTCCGTATACACGTCATGTAGTTTGCTACTATCTCTCCAAATGGGTATTGATTGTATTCTCAACAATTCCTTTGGTTCAACAAAAATTTAATGCCAACTTTTGTAGATAG
- a CDS encoding LytR/AlgR family response regulator transcription factor, with protein MLKYHVAVCDDEKSDLDGIVQSVQQYDVQGCFDIETYMDGNELLSELQMQKKSFDLLLLDIEMPSNGFQLAQSLIQMEKHPLVVFVTKRHEYAVQGYGIAFRYLVKPLDQTLFAAAMDAVLQELNSKHFTIEYDGVTMSLETSDIYFLESHGHKVLIHCKEQDLTLRMSIPEALEQLPKRCFVSPHKSYLVNMEHIVYATGTAVFLSSGHQLPISRRKRQEFNQIFNAYLGR; from the coding sequence ATGCTGAAGTACCACGTTGCAGTCTGCGATGATGAGAAATCAGACCTTGATGGCATTGTTCAAAGCGTCCAGCAGTACGATGTGCAAGGCTGCTTTGACATTGAAACTTACATGGATGGAAACGAACTTCTGAGCGAATTGCAAATGCAGAAGAAATCCTTTGATCTGCTTCTTCTCGATATCGAGATGCCATCCAACGGTTTTCAGCTGGCGCAGTCTTTGATTCAGATGGAGAAGCATCCTTTGGTGGTATTTGTCACGAAGCGGCATGAGTACGCTGTGCAGGGATATGGCATTGCATTCCGCTACCTTGTCAAACCTTTGGATCAGACGCTGTTCGCTGCGGCAATGGATGCCGTCCTTCAGGAACTGAACTCCAAACATTTCACGATCGAATACGATGGTGTTACCATGTCCTTGGAAACATCGGACATTTACTTTCTGGAAAGCCACGGACATAAAGTTCTGATTCACTGCAAGGAGCAAGACCTTACATTGCGAATGAGCATTCCTGAAGCCTTGGAGCAGCTTCCCAAACGGTGCTTTGTGTCACCACACAAAAGTTATCTCGTCAACATGGAACACATTGTTTACGCTACGGGAACCGCTGTTTTTCTTTCCAGCGGACATCAGCTGCCGATCAGCAGGAGGAAGCGTCAGGAGTTCAATCAGATCTTCAACGCTTATTTGGGAAGATGA
- a CDS encoding cyclic lactone autoinducer peptide: protein MKQNSQKLIFFLSKITCAFAMAIAVLSVNSTCCFTAYQPDVPESLDRN from the coding sequence ATGAAACAGAATTCACAAAAACTGATTTTTTTCCTGAGTAAAATTACATGTGCTTTTGCAATGGCGATTGCAGTCTTAAGTGTGAATAGCACCTGCTGCTTTACAGCGTATCAGCCGGATGTCCCTGAATCGCTTGATCGCAACTAA